The Methanoregula boonei 6A8 genome has a window encoding:
- a CDS encoding nitrogenase component 1, whose product MTEAETVPQDIDTRYPEVVEAPRWTCSLGGAYITSTGVYGVVPILHAGAGCGIAQLLGVYYAAGENAAGGQGGTSTPCSCLIEKHVIFGGEDKLRKLIDSTIQLMEGDLYVVISGCVPALIGDDVDSVVREFKGKADVIFVNTAGFKGNTFDGYEEFLGAVIDQFLEPRKKKKKVVNILGVVPFQHVFWKGDLNVVKNLLAKIGVEANILFTQFDGVKKLKEIPEAELNIVLSTWNGHKAAGKLKERFGQEYLTFPSPPIGPKQTSEFLRSVAKKLRIPKKDVERVIAEEERHVYRFTEYLTDAIIIGLPHPYAAFVGDSNTVIGIAKYLANEVGYLPEVVQITDEPPEEAREWIRRELTENIESTIKPDILFEKDTFRIRENLRDRSFQVMLATSLEKWPAAKEFGVAHLSVGFPMYDRVIVDRNYAGYRGGLALLEDLIAKYVGPL is encoded by the coding sequence GTGACAGAAGCAGAAACCGTACCTCAGGATATTGATACCCGGTACCCCGAGGTTGTGGAGGCACCGCGGTGGACCTGCTCACTTGGGGGAGCATACATTACGAGTACCGGGGTCTACGGAGTAGTCCCCATCCTCCATGCCGGGGCAGGCTGTGGCATTGCTCAACTGCTTGGCGTGTACTATGCAGCGGGTGAGAATGCTGCCGGCGGGCAGGGCGGGACGAGCACTCCCTGTTCATGCCTTATCGAGAAGCACGTGATCTTCGGCGGGGAGGACAAACTCCGGAAGCTGATCGATTCAACGATCCAGCTGATGGAGGGCGATCTCTACGTGGTAATCTCCGGGTGTGTCCCGGCGCTGATCGGAGACGACGTTGACTCCGTAGTCAGGGAGTTCAAAGGGAAAGCAGATGTCATCTTTGTTAATACCGCCGGGTTCAAGGGCAACACGTTCGATGGCTACGAGGAGTTCCTAGGTGCGGTCATTGACCAGTTCCTGGAACCAAGGAAAAAGAAGAAGAAGGTTGTCAACATCCTCGGGGTCGTTCCCTTCCAGCACGTCTTCTGGAAAGGCGACCTCAATGTCGTCAAGAACCTGTTGGCAAAGATCGGCGTGGAGGCAAATATCCTCTTCACCCAGTTCGATGGCGTCAAAAAACTCAAAGAGATTCCGGAAGCGGAACTCAACATCGTCCTTTCCACCTGGAACGGGCACAAGGCTGCCGGAAAACTCAAAGAGAGATTCGGCCAGGAATACCTGACGTTCCCAAGCCCGCCAATCGGGCCGAAGCAGACGTCAGAATTCCTCCGCTCCGTGGCAAAGAAACTCAGGATCCCCAAAAAGGATGTGGAACGGGTCATCGCAGAGGAAGAGCGGCACGTATACCGGTTCACCGAGTACCTGACCGATGCAATCATCATAGGCCTTCCCCATCCGTACGCAGCCTTTGTCGGGGATTCCAACACCGTAATTGGCATTGCAAAATACCTTGCAAACGAGGTCGGGTACCTTCCCGAGGTGGTGCAGATTACCGATGAACCCCCCGAGGAAGCCCGGGAGTGGATCCGGCGGGAGCTGACCGAGAACATCGAGTCCACGATCAAACCGGATATCCTCTTCGAGAAAGACACGTTCCGGATCCGTGAGAACCTGCGGGACAGGAGTTTCCAAGTCATGCTCGCCACCTCGCTTGAAAAGTGGCCTGCGGCAAAGGAATTCGGCGTTGCCCACCTGAGTGTTGGTTTCCCGATGTACGATCGCGTTATCGTTGACCGGAACTATGCCGGGTACAGAGGCGGGCTTGCTCTTCTGGAAGACCTCATCGCCAAATATGTCGGCCCTCTTTAA
- a CDS encoding nitrogenase component 1 — protein sequence MTKNQAPHLVNEQINLADATCPNREERAHGINVYYGKASELLRDARSGNLKQVDRKFQQTSGCTLNFYLTVRVNTIRDAAIVYHAPVGCSCPSLGYRELFQHIPTSMGMPENYDLHWLTTSMNEKDMVYGSTDKLKAAILEAQRRYDPKAIFVLTSCASGIIGEDIEGAVNEVQPKVRGRIVPIHCEGIRSRLVQTGYDAFWHAVLKYLVKKPQKKQKDLVNVASMLSYTWQDRLEIKRLLGKMGLRVNYVPEFASVEQFEQLSEAAVTAPLCPTYTDYLSRGLEQEYGVPFFMYPSPMGFSGTDGWLREIGKYTGKEKEAEVVIAEEHRKWDPKLAAIQEEFLHIKPNGEKVEVLGALGQGRLLAQVPYFDELGVKSSAAMCQDYDNLIIDELEKVIAQVGDFDILVNTFQAAEQTHINRILDPDMTLTCPFQGSAYKRLKGVTRVHALRGDPNLWAQQSAYAGAVAYGNFLLQAFKSRSLQQTMKEKTADNYKAWYFEQDNPLYFRDNDEPVVS from the coding sequence ATGACAAAAAACCAGGCACCTCATCTTGTCAATGAACAGATCAATCTTGCTGATGCAACCTGCCCGAACCGCGAGGAGCGGGCACACGGGATCAATGTGTACTATGGAAAAGCATCTGAACTCCTGCGTGATGCCAGGAGTGGAAACCTCAAACAGGTTGACCGCAAATTCCAGCAGACCTCAGGCTGCACACTGAACTTCTACCTGACAGTCCGGGTCAACACCATCCGGGATGCTGCCATTGTTTACCATGCGCCGGTCGGTTGCTCTTGCCCGTCTCTCGGGTACCGTGAGCTGTTCCAGCACATCCCGACAAGCATGGGCATGCCCGAGAATTACGATCTTCACTGGCTGACCACCAGCATGAACGAGAAGGATATGGTCTATGGGTCTACGGACAAGCTCAAGGCTGCAATTCTTGAGGCACAGCGCCGTTACGATCCCAAGGCGATCTTCGTCCTGACTTCCTGTGCATCGGGAATCATCGGTGAGGATATAGAAGGGGCAGTTAACGAGGTCCAGCCAAAGGTACGTGGACGGATCGTTCCCATCCATTGCGAGGGTATACGATCGCGGCTGGTGCAGACCGGGTACGATGCGTTCTGGCATGCCGTCCTGAAGTACCTTGTGAAAAAACCGCAGAAGAAACAGAAAGACCTGGTCAATGTTGCAAGCATGCTTTCGTATACCTGGCAGGACAGGCTTGAGATCAAGAGACTCCTTGGGAAGATGGGGCTGCGGGTAAACTATGTGCCGGAGTTCGCGTCCGTGGAACAGTTCGAGCAGCTCTCGGAAGCCGCGGTGACGGCACCATTGTGCCCTACCTACACCGATTACCTCTCCCGGGGACTCGAACAGGAATACGGTGTGCCGTTCTTCATGTACCCGTCACCGATGGGATTTTCCGGTACCGACGGCTGGCTTCGGGAGATAGGAAAATACACGGGTAAGGAGAAAGAGGCCGAAGTGGTCATTGCAGAAGAGCACAGGAAATGGGACCCGAAACTCGCGGCGATCCAGGAAGAGTTCCTTCATATCAAGCCAAACGGGGAGAAAGTGGAAGTGCTCGGCGCACTCGGCCAGGGGCGGCTGCTTGCACAGGTGCCGTACTTCGATGAACTCGGGGTCAAATCATCAGCCGCGATGTGCCAGGACTATGATAACCTCATCATTGACGAGTTGGAAAAAGTGATCGCGCAGGTCGGAGACTTCGATATCCTGGTCAACACGTTCCAGGCTGCCGAGCAGACCCATATCAACCGGATTCTCGACCCGGACATGACGCTTACGTGCCCGTTCCAAGGAAGCGCCTACAAGCGCCTGAAAGGCGTTACCCGTGTACACGCACTCCGGGGTGACCCGAACCTCTGGGCCCAGCAGAGCGCCTATGCCGGTGCTGTTGCGTACGGGAATTTCCTGCTCCAGGCATTCAAGAGCAGATCCCTCCAACAGACCATGAAAGAGAAGACTGCGGACAACTACAAGGCCTGGTACTTTGAACAGGACAATCCGCTCTACTTCAGGGACAACGACGAACCGGTGGTCTCGTGA
- a CDS encoding ABC transporter permease — translation MTTETDAGAPVRQNWIGNGCSSLGNCSRKFIHVTGAIFVFLLIWQLAPYFGLINPIIIPVPTTILQKMIQLTLSGELLTNIAVSLGRVLVGFFIALAVALPLGFLLGGWFKSFETAVNPLLQVLGQANPFTLFPVFITLLGIGELSKISIIFWVCQWPVLFNTVSGIKNVDPAIVKMARSMGIGKWQMFRKVLLPAAMPSVFTGIRMSAVFAFFMLIGAEMIGASSGLGYMILQAQATFQMPKMWVGIVTVAFLGILFNWILLQIEKKFSGWKEELVM, via the coding sequence ATGACCACGGAAACTGATGCAGGTGCACCTGTCCGGCAGAACTGGATCGGAAACGGGTGTTCCTCACTGGGAAACTGCTCCCGTAAATTCATCCACGTAACGGGTGCCATCTTCGTTTTCCTGCTTATCTGGCAACTGGCGCCCTATTTCGGGTTGATCAATCCTATCATTATCCCCGTGCCGACAACGATCCTCCAGAAGATGATCCAGCTGACGCTCTCGGGAGAACTCCTCACGAATATCGCAGTCAGCCTGGGCCGGGTACTGGTCGGGTTTTTTATCGCCCTTGCGGTGGCACTCCCGCTTGGATTCCTGCTGGGGGGCTGGTTCAAGTCCTTTGAAACTGCCGTAAACCCCCTACTCCAGGTACTGGGCCAGGCAAACCCGTTCACGCTCTTCCCGGTCTTCATCACCCTTCTCGGAATCGGTGAGCTCTCCAAGATCAGTATCATCTTCTGGGTCTGCCAGTGGCCGGTGCTCTTCAACACGGTCTCCGGTATCAAGAATGTGGACCCGGCGATCGTGAAGATGGCCCGGTCCATGGGGATCGGAAAGTGGCAGATGTTCAGGAAGGTGCTCCTTCCGGCAGCAATGCCCTCGGTCTTCACCGGGATCCGCATGAGCGCAGTTTTCGCATTCTTCATGCTGATCGGCGCAGAGATGATTGGCGCAAGCTCCGGGCTCGGGTACATGATCCTCCAGGCACAGGCTACCTTTCAGATGCCCAAGATGTGGGTCGGGATCGTAACAGTTGCCTTCCTGGGTATCCTGTTCAACTGGATACTCCTCCAGATCGAGAAGAAATTCTCCGGCTGGAAAGAAGAACTTGTAATGTAA
- a CDS encoding ABC transporter substrate-binding protein yields MTPKFHNRKKELAVIAAVSLFILLFLIIAGCTQNSSSTNSAGSSGAVASVSSGVNSSFYTIRANVNKDCSGTPWYVGVMKGYFVSGGINFVDAGALDWSLQPAALVSGQTDVVDEHPNTLIDLKLAGANVTGVALSGQEPPEGDISEYHMQWLVLNSSPYYTIQDLVANGHKPKIAVGALGICADLENNAWFRANNLSNTSFQYVIMPDPQQEAALRSGQIDVAVLHPPFYTAAEKHGGVRVITTSYDAFGPQAGTTLLVFRDADIQEHPDDVRAFIKAYKNAERWSDNHLTESGILTAGVIGLSNATPHYYSQSGAITDDEIQPWIDAMVADGDIAPGQFKPSDLYTTEFSDTWVNETAVNGPDPVDPFPSLEKSTYD; encoded by the coding sequence ATGACTCCAAAATTTCACAACAGGAAAAAAGAGCTTGCCGTAATAGCGGCAGTATCCCTCTTCATCCTGCTTTTCCTCATTATTGCAGGATGCACACAGAATAGCAGCAGCACGAACTCCGCAGGATCCTCCGGTGCAGTAGCCTCGGTTTCATCCGGGGTAAATTCTTCCTTCTACACGATCCGGGCAAACGTGAATAAGGACTGCTCGGGAACTCCCTGGTATGTCGGCGTGATGAAAGGCTATTTTGTTAGCGGCGGCATTAATTTCGTTGACGCCGGTGCCCTTGACTGGTCTCTCCAGCCGGCAGCTCTCGTCTCCGGACAGACCGACGTGGTGGATGAACACCCCAACACGCTCATCGATCTTAAGCTTGCAGGAGCCAATGTCACTGGTGTCGCACTCAGCGGGCAGGAACCCCCTGAGGGCGATATAAGTGAATACCACATGCAATGGCTGGTTCTCAACAGCAGTCCCTACTATACGATTCAGGATCTCGTTGCAAACGGTCACAAGCCAAAGATTGCCGTCGGTGCACTGGGTATCTGTGCGGACCTGGAGAATAACGCATGGTTCCGTGCGAATAACCTATCAAACACGAGTTTCCAGTACGTCATAATGCCCGATCCGCAGCAGGAAGCAGCTCTCCGTTCCGGACAGATCGATGTTGCAGTCCTCCACCCGCCATTCTATACAGCGGCTGAAAAACATGGCGGTGTCCGGGTCATTACGACTAGTTATGATGCATTCGGACCGCAGGCGGGTACAACCCTGCTTGTCTTCAGAGATGCTGACATCCAGGAACACCCGGATGATGTAAGAGCGTTCATTAAAGCGTACAAGAATGCGGAGAGATGGTCTGACAACCACCTGACAGAATCCGGTATACTGACTGCCGGTGTCATAGGGCTTTCCAATGCAACTCCTCACTACTACAGTCAATCGGGTGCAATTACGGATGACGAGATCCAGCCGTGGATAGACGCAATGGTTGCAGACGGTGACATTGCGCCGGGACAGTTCAAACCCTCGGATCTGTATACGACTGAGTTTAGCGATACGTGGGTAAATGAAACCGCGGTCAATGGACCGGATCCGGTTGATCCCTTCCCGAGCCTGGAAAAGAGCACATACGACTGA
- a CDS encoding ABC transporter ATP-binding protein, with the protein MSKIEAVDVTKSFTSRGTGKTGSNGNHTETQALGGVNLTISTGEFHVILGPSGCGKSTFLDIVAGLSTPTSGEIRIDGKPVIGPGTDRAVVFQQYALLPWRTALGNVEFGLENIESDKKERVRIATNFLSLVGLSGFQDHYPHELSGGMKQRVAIARALALHPDILLMDEPFAAVDAQTREILQRDLLRIAIETQKTVLFITHSIDEAVFLADRVSVMTARPGRIKQTVEVPLTRAERLDEDVKVSDAYVKTRHYLWTLLKEEVIRSQDVCGKCSVETCTFGHRVTAGGADDHGN; encoded by the coding sequence ATGTCGAAGATCGAAGCAGTGGACGTAACAAAATCGTTCACCTCCCGGGGGACCGGAAAAACCGGATCCAACGGGAACCATACGGAAACACAGGCACTGGGGGGGGTAAACCTTACTATCAGTACAGGTGAATTTCACGTGATTCTGGGGCCCAGCGGGTGCGGCAAATCGACGTTTCTTGATATCGTCGCCGGGCTGTCAACACCTACTTCCGGTGAGATCCGAATCGATGGCAAGCCGGTCATCGGTCCGGGTACGGATCGTGCCGTTGTCTTTCAGCAGTATGCCCTGCTCCCGTGGAGGACTGCTCTTGGCAACGTGGAGTTCGGCCTTGAGAATATCGAATCCGACAAGAAAGAGCGTGTGCGGATAGCCACGAACTTCCTCTCCCTTGTCGGCCTGAGCGGTTTCCAGGACCACTATCCCCACGAACTGAGCGGGGGCATGAAACAGCGGGTCGCCATTGCGCGGGCACTTGCCCTTCATCCCGATATCCTGCTCATGGACGAGCCGTTTGCCGCGGTGGATGCCCAGACCCGGGAGATCCTCCAGCGCGACCTCCTGAGAATCGCTATTGAAACCCAAAAAACCGTCCTGTTCATCACCCATAGTATCGATGAGGCGGTCTTCCTCGCAGACAGGGTGTCCGTGATGACAGCACGCCCGGGGAGAATCAAACAGACCGTTGAAGTTCCCCTGACCCGTGCCGAGCGGCTTGACGAGGATGTAAAAGTTTCAGATGCCTATGTAAAGACCAGACACTATCTCTGGACGCTTCTCAAGGAAGAGGTAATCCGGTCTCAGGACGTATGCGGCAAATGCTCTGTGGAGACCTGCACGTTCGGCCACCGGGTCACCGCGGGAGGTGCCGATGACCACGGAAACTGA